TGACTTTAGTGGATTGATTGGTTAGGTGTTTTATGGGCTACGGTGTGTTTATTGTGCTTCTCATATCTCTAATCCTAAATTTTTTCAATCACTGATTAACTGATATATGAATCTATATTGTTCATCTGCTTGGTGATTTGTTCACCTAATGTTAAATCACTTGACGTGATTTGTTCACTTAATTTGAACAGTACTGATGCAAAAGATACTAATGCTATTTCATATCTCCTTGGGTAGTTGAGACACTTTACACCGGCCTTTGGAGGAAGTTTGATAAAGATGAATGCTTCCAAATCCCCCCACTATTACCTCAAGGTAGTGGAAATAGCAGGGTATCGTGGTCAGACAAGTGATTATGAATATGTAAAGTACTTCATAGAGAATGCGGTTGAGCTGGAGAAACTTATTATCAATCCTGTTAAGTGGACTCCATATGTAGCTGACAGAAACAGAATCCCTAAGAGTATTAGTGAAGTCAAGATGGAAGACGAGGCAAGAGCTCATGCGAGGCAACACGTTAGAGAAAAAGTTCCTTCAAATATAGAATTTGTATGCATCTAACAAGTAGGAAGTGCATGCTTTATATTAAACCCTTGAAATTGTATTCAAAGTTGGAACCTATTGGTAATATTGAATATTAAGGTTTGTTAAAAAATAAGCTGAAATTGAGGTTCAAGGAATAAGAAATGGACTGGAATGAAGTGGGCGTTGCTGTTTCTGAAATTTGATCATGGCGGTGTCCGCTGTTGGTGTCTCTTCCCTTAACAAATTCACAGTAAAATTGTTTCATGTTTACTATTGGGGATACATTATTTGTTTACTCAAGCACTGTTTGAATGTGTGTCATTTGTTTGGTTTCTAAAGCGGACTGTTGCAAAGTGTGATTTGTGGAGACATTTTTCCGAGGAAAATGGATTTGAAATTGTCTTACTGTCTCAGGCTCCACACTGGGTTTAGGTCTTCATTTGTTCTAATTATGCAAACTTTGAATTGCAAGATTGTTGCTTATCAATCGAGTTCTCTCACAGGGCATAGAAGGGATATAACACGTAAAAACAGAGAATAGTTGATCAATACCAAAGAAGAGATCGAGGGGTTCTTGTTACATATGAAGTTACTGAAAAACCAAATTCTGAATCATGATAAGTGTGACCTGGTAAACAAACTACAGAAGACATCTAAGAAATCAGAAATGTGATGGGAGAGGAAACAAACGACAGATGCCTACTACTGGTAGTCTGTAGTAAAGGTCAATGACTTGATGCCACACTATTCCTCCCAATGTGGTGGTGCCAACTCCTTCACACCTCATTGATACCTACTTCTTCAATGTCAATCCCCTCTATAATGCGGTCCCACCACTCCATCAGCCACAACCATTTTCATCTGCTTGCAGAAAGCAGAAACCAATATGAGTAACCATTATAAATTAACCGATCCATCAAACAAATTTAATTTGGTTTGTATCAGGAGGTTGCCAGTTAACATGAAAGTACTTAGTAGTCTTTGGAATGTATAGAAGGATTAGCTTCGTTATAATTAGATCCCATCAAGACAGCCCAAATAAAGTTTTTGCTGGGGAGGGATCTAAATGTAGAAAAACTACTAGATTTCTGGTATGCCGAATAGACCAAGCAATGAGaagaattcttgcaagagtctGAAGAATGAGCTGCAGAGCTAATATGCTATAACCAAGCAATAAAGCTATTATTACAATGAACAGGGGAATGTATATGAGGAGAGAGTGACCAAACCTGTTGAGAAAAAGAGCAGTGTATAAAGAAGTGATCCAAAGTTACTGTATCATGGTTACAAAAAGGACAAAAAGGGGCAATATTATCGTTATAAGTAGATAATTTTAtattcagacaaaaaaaaagtagataATTTATCCCTACTACATGATGTGGCATTCATGTGGCAGTCTACTTCACAAATTCAGGCAAATATACAAAAGTAGCTGAAAACAAAATCCATTTTCAGTATGATTATATAAAAATGCATGACTCCTCTATTTCATATATTTCATACTGCATACACCATCTTATGAAAACAGGAAATCATACAACAGACAGTAATTTGAATAAACAGCATGATCATACCAAACACTACCCATACCCTGCCTCTCCTTAAAATTGTTTACATGTCAGAGTTCATTGTATTACATTAGATACTTCTTAGACAACTCTGAAGAGTAAACGTAACCTGCCCGTACTAAGATATATTCATTCCCATACTGATTAAAGTTAACAGCTGCATGTTTAAAACCAATTGTGACGTCTCTCCCTTTCTGTACCTCAGCCTTATGATGACGGCAAGACCTACCTGGAATTATAGTGAAAACGGTCAGGACATAATTCAGAAAGAATTTGGTGCTGatacaaaatgaaaataaaatcagTGACAAGAAGACTTAACTTCTATAGAGAAACTTTACATCTTCTCCTAACACTGGACATTCAAGGAACAGATCAGCACAATCTTTCACATCAACAGTATCCACTCCAAAATCCCGATAACCACAATATTCATTCCATTCAAACCACAGCTTGGCAATTAATTCCTTTTGCAAGAAAGTTTTATGATCTTCCTCTTCAGGGCTATCACCAGCTACCAATCTATATACAAAGACTTTCCTCTTTTGACCAGGACTAAATGCACGGCCAATTGCTTGTCGGGTCACTGAGGGATTAAGATGGACATCCAAAACTATGACGCGCAAAGCCCCTACAAGAGATATACCCTCTCTGCATGCCTTGATTGAGCCGAAGAGGACCTTAGCATCAGGTGAATTGTTA
This portion of the Rosa chinensis cultivar Old Blush chromosome 1, RchiOBHm-V2, whole genome shotgun sequence genome encodes:
- the LOC112181501 gene encoding protein CHROMATIN REMODELING 35, giving the protein MDELVDTTDLQEGTKAKFFLNMLSLCESLGEKLLFFSPYLAPLKFLERLTVKTKGWTSGREIFVITGGSKSGNQVWSMKGFNNSPDAKVLFGSIKACREGISLVGALRVIVLDVHLNPSVTRQAIGRAFSPGQKRKVFVYRLVAGDSPEEEDHKTFLQKELIAKLWFEWNEYCGYRDFGVDTVDVKDCADLFLECPVLGEDVKFLYRR